The sequence below is a genomic window from Lujinxingia litoralis.
CCGGTAGCGAGGCGGCGTGAGCCGCTGACTCGCCACCGCCAGCTCCGGATCGCGGCCGGGGAGATCTTCGCCTACACTGCCGGGCGGCCCCCTCCCCGGGCGCAACGCTGGCTCGACGCTGATGTTGCCCCTTGTGCTGCCCCTGTTGAGTGTTCCGGATGCGACTCCTCGCCGCCCTGACCGCCGCGCTCCTCAAAGCCCTCCTGGTGATCGGTGGGCTGATGGCGCTGCTCTTTGTCGGCGCCCTGCTCCTGGATGAGGCCGGCCCCAGGATCCGCCAGGCCGTGCAGACACCGCAGCGCCTGAAAGACCTCCAGGACGCCAGCCGCCAGGGCGTTGAGGAGGCCGCCGCCCACCAGGGCCGGGCCGTGGCCACCCGCGCCCGCATCCTGGCTCTGGATCGCCAGCGCCTCCTTGCCAGCGCCGACTGGCAGCGCCAGACCCGCGCCGAGCTCGCCAGCATCGAGCACGAGGCCCGCCAGCAAATCCAGCGCACGCGCCAGGGCGTCGCCGAGAGCCGCCAGACCCTGGAACAAAGCACCCGACGCCTGGAAGCGCGCTACTGCCAGAGCTTCAACCCGGTCGACTGGTGGACCTGCCGCACCCTCCGCGAGCAGCTCGCCAGCATGGAGCGCTCCGCCAGCATGCAACGCGCCGCCGTGGAGCGCGCCGCCGCCCAGATCGAGCGCCAGGCCACCGCGCGCGCCACGGCATTTGAACACCAGGCCCACGCCCAACTCACGGCTACCACCGCCGAGCTCGACGCCCTCCGGGAGCGCAGCGCCGACGACCTCCTGCACCTCGAAGACCAGCGCGACGCCCTCCTGCACCAGGCCGCGCAACTGCACTCCGAAGAGGCCCGTCTGCGCCAGGAGCGCTGGCTGGTCCTGGAGTTCCAGAAACGCTGGCCGGCACTGCTGGCCCTGGCGCTGCTGATCGCCCTCTCCCCCTACCTGCGCCGCACCCTCTGGTACTTCGTCGCCCTGCCCCTCTTAAGCCGCGCGCGCCCCATCGAACTCCACCCCCGCGCTCCCGCGTTCGATGACCTGGCACCCGACACGGACACACGCGCGTTCGATGACCTGGCACCCGACACGGACGCTCACGCGTTCGATGACCTGGCACCCGACACCCCGCGCCTGCACACCACCCCGGCGCAGCGCACCCTCACCCTGACCCTGGCTCCCCACGAGCGGCTGCTCGCGCGCCCCGGCTACATCCTCTCCGATCGCGAGGGCGCCTCCACCGCTCTCTTCTTCGATCGCCGCGCCCCCAACCTCTCCTTTATCTCCGGGCTCGTCCTGCTCACGCGCCTCCCGGGCCCGGCCCCCACCTCGGCCACCGGGGACGCGCCGGCGCGCCCCATCACCCTGGGCTCCCCGCACGATGCCGACGCCTACCTGATGCAGGTCGACCTCCACGAGCACCCCGGCGTGGTCTTTCGCTCCAGTCGCGTGGTGGCGATCCGCGGCGACATCGCCATCACCTCCCGCTGGCGCCTCTTCAACTGGCATGCCTGGGCCACCTCCCAGGTGCGTTTTCTGATCTTTCACGGCACCGGCTCCCTGATCGTCGAGGGCTACGGCGATGTGCAGGCCCCGACCCTCCAGGGCGACCGGGCCGAAAAACGCCAGCCCAACATCCTGGGCTTTGACGCCGGCCTGACCTACCGCACTCGCCGCGCCGCCACCTTCCTCCCCTACCTCCTCGACCCGCAGCGCGAACCCCTGGTCGTCGACCTCT
It includes:
- a CDS encoding AIM24 family protein is translated as MRLLAALTAALLKALLVIGGLMALLFVGALLLDEAGPRIRQAVQTPQRLKDLQDASRQGVEEAAAHQGRAVATRARILALDRQRLLASADWQRQTRAELASIEHEARQQIQRTRQGVAESRQTLEQSTRRLEARYCQSFNPVDWWTCRTLREQLASMERSASMQRAAVERAAAQIERQATARATAFEHQAHAQLTATTAELDALRERSADDLLHLEDQRDALLHQAAQLHSEEARLRQERWLVLEFQKRWPALLALALLIALSPYLRRTLWYFVALPLLSRARPIELHPRAPAFDDLAPDTDTRAFDDLAPDTDAHAFDDLAPDTPRLHTTPAQRTLTLTLAPHERLLARPGYILSDREGASTALFFDRRAPNLSFISGLVLLTRLPGPAPTSATGDAPARPITLGSPHDADAYLMQVDLHEHPGVVFRSSRVVAIRGDIAITSRWRLFNWHAWATSQVRFLIFHGTGSLIVEGYGDVQAPTLQGDRAEKRQPNILGFDAGLTYRTRRAATFLPYLLDPQREPLVVDLFEGEGTYFFEKNPAARQRQRSPAQAVAGFFFDALRRLLGL